In Thunnus maccoyii chromosome 3, fThuMac1.1, whole genome shotgun sequence, the following proteins share a genomic window:
- the id1 gene encoding DNA-binding protein inhibitor ID-1 yields MKVVGSTCALKSKVGGEDVVRCLSDQSLTISKCKIPLLDEQMSVFLQDMNSCYSKLKELVPTLPTNKKASKVEILQHVIDYIWDLQVELDEPEKSRQHSASSVPRTPLTTLNAELASITVENGCSDDRIMCR; encoded by the exons ATGAAGGTTGTCGGATCTACCTGTGCCCTGAAGAGCAAGGTCGGCGGCGAGGATGTGGTCCGCTGCCTGTCCGACCAGAGCCTGACCATCTCCAAATGCAAGATCCCGCTGCTGGACGAGCAGATGAGCGTCTTCCTCCAGGACATGAACAGCTGCTACAGCAAGCTGAAGGAGCTTGTGCCCACCCTGCCCACCAACAAGAAGGCCAGCAAAGTGGAGATCCTGCAGCACGTCATCGACTACATCTGGGACCTGCAGGTCGAGCTGGACGAGCCGGAGAAGAGCCGCCAGCACTCCGCCAGCAGCGTACCCCGCACACCGCTGACCACCCTGAATGCAGAGCTCGCCAGCATCACAGTTGAG AATGGATGCTCAGATGACAGGATTATGTGCCGTTAA